CACCCCAGCGACAGCCCTCAGGTATTTGGTTTTCTGTACCAGTTTCCTGTGCCATTTTCAGGAACAGCAGGTATGTTAGCTCAGTTACGTAATCAAGATAAGTAATCCCGTCATCCCGCAGGACATGACAGAGATTCCACAGTTTTTGTACGATGTCGGTAGTTGCGCTCAAGGTTTTAAATAAATGCTCAGTATATAAATAAATGCTGCTTTGCAATTATACGCAATTGGGTAATGTTGTCAAAGCTGATTGCTTTTATAATTAGAGTAAAAAAGATAAAAACAAATAAAGATATCTGTAGGTTTGATTATAGAATCAGCTTACTTACCCCAAGTATGTTAGCGGTTGAATCAAATTTTGATTCTCCATTAGATATATTTTAACACTTAAAATCAGTAGTTTATGCTAACAGAAACTTAGAATATTGTTAATAAATTACAACATATTTAACGGTAAAATTATGACTCAAGCCTTACCTAAATTAATTACATTTGATGAATTTATCGAATGGTATCCTAACGATTGTAAACGGTATGAATTGCACAAAGGAGTAATTGTTGAGATGCCGCCGCCAACCGGAGAACATGAGAAAGTTTTAGGATTTATAGCCAGTAGATTAACTGTAGAGTTTGTTCGTCTGAACCTTCCCTACACTATACCCAAAACTGCATTTGTCAAAACGCCTTCGGCTGAATCTGCTTATTCGCCGGATGTGTTGCTGTTAAACCTTGATAATCTACGCAATGAGCCGCTTTTTCAAAAACAGTCAACAGTAACCCAAGCTGCATCTGTTCCTCTGGTGGTTGAAGTTGTATCAACTAACTGGCGTGATGACTACTACGATAAACTTGGGGATTATGAGGAAATGGGCATCCCTGAATATTGGATTGCTGATTACGCGGCATTGGGAGCTAGGAAATTTATCGGTAATCCTAAACAGCCTACGATTTTTGTATGTCAATTAGTGGATGGGGAATATCAGATGACCCCATTTCAAGGTAACGCTGCGATCGCATCAGCAACCTTTCCCGAATTAAATTTAACTGCACAGCAGATTTTTGATGCGGCTAGATATTAATTTGGCTTTGTTTTTTTCCTAATAGTTTTCAAGTCGTGTCAGGCTGTCAGAACTTTAGTGTAACAAAGTAGTGCGCTAAAACTTCATCTGGTCAATACCATCCTTGATCAGTAAATCACCCCAGTGGCGGCCTTCGGGGATTTAGCTTTCTATACCAGTTTCCTCTTTGCAGTTTCGTAATTTTTAATACATAATTATTTGTGCTATTTAGCTAAATATTTTGCGTAAATTAGCTAAATGTACATATTGGTTAGAAATATTAAAATTACGTTACAGGCTGGAACAAAATGGAAGAATCCGAGCTTAGGCAAGAAGAAATTGAAGTCTCAGACTATCAAAAGGAAACTTTTAAGTACCAATTGGAATGTTTAAAACTAGAGCTTGATTTAGTAGATAGAGCAATAGCCCGTTTAGAAACAATAACTCAAAATGTCAAAAATTTCTGTGTTGTAATATGGGTAGCAAGTATCACCGTATTTTTGGGGCAAAGTGAATTAAAGAAATATGTTGCTTTTACTGCTATTACACCTATTTTATTATGGTTTATAGATGCTTGGTGGGTACATTTTCATAGAGGTTCTTATCTTCGCATTAAAAAAATACGAGAATTTTTGAATAGTGAAGACCTCACTGAATCTTTTAAGCAGCAGAAACTTGTAAATTTTAAAATTATTGATATGCTAGGCTCTCAATATAGAGGCACTAAGGAGTACAAAACTTATACCAGTGTAATAAGGATCATGAAATATAAAGAGTTATTTTACCTTTATACTGGTCTTGCTATTTCTAGTATCATCATCGAAATAATTGTTTTATTAACTTCAAAATAGATGTGACTTAAAAACCATAATATCATTAGCCTACATCCTGCCAAAGTGCTTCATTAATCTGCACTAAAATATCTTCTAAGCGTCCGTCAAAAGCTTTATTTAACCTGACGAAACCACCCTGAGCTTTGAATTCTCCCTGGTCTAATGATTCCCGATCCATAATAGTTTCTATCTTCAACTGCTTACCAATACGCTCTAGCCATTTGCGTTGAGGTTGTGTCCAGTTTTGAGAAACCATAATTTTCCTCATAGCCTTATCTACCCTTTCCTCATAAGGAACCAAAGCATCACCCAAAGTAGCTTGACGGATAAAGCCGATGATTGAAGCAGCAATATCAGCATTAGTCATTTCTCGCCATGCTACTTGCAAGGTTTTCTCGGAATACCCAGCAAGGTCTAGCATTAATCGCAATTCTTTCAACTGCGCCCTAGTTAACTCACGGGGTCTGGTAGTCACAACTGTCAAAGCTGGAATTTTATTGATGTTCTCGCGTAGATATGCACTAAAACTATCTAGATAATCTTCGGGTTTTTGGGCATTACCATAACCCC
This is a stretch of genomic DNA from Aulosira sp. FACHB-615. It encodes these proteins:
- a CDS encoding Uma2 family endonuclease encodes the protein MTQALPKLITFDEFIEWYPNDCKRYELHKGVIVEMPPPTGEHEKVLGFIASRLTVEFVRLNLPYTIPKTAFVKTPSAESAYSPDVLLLNLDNLRNEPLFQKQSTVTQAASVPLVVEVVSTNWRDDYYDKLGDYEEMGIPEYWIADYAALGARKFIGNPKQPTIFVCQLVDGEYQMTPFQGNAAIASATFPELNLTAQQIFDAARY